DNA from Methanotorris formicicus Mc-S-70:
ATCTTTTTAAATACTCGTTTATAATATTCTCAGCCTTCTTTTTATAGTTTGTCGAGACCAAATATTTAACTTTCCTCTGCCCTTCCATTAACACTCCAACGATTTTAACTTTCCCAACATTTGGAATATTAACTACTTTCTTGGACAATTTAAACTTTATCCCTTTAATAGTCCTTAATTTAAGCTTTTCTTTCTCGAAATCCCTCTTAAATAGTCCTTCTACCTTAACCTTCTTACCGAAATATTCAACTATCAGGTTTTTCCTAAGTTTACCAATATATTCCATTCCCAATTCTTTAGATTCCTTCATAATTTTCTTTGTCGTTACAAAAGTGTCTCCTACGACCGTCCCGATATCTATATGAGTTAAGAATCTAATAATTTCGATGAATATGTCTGTGGATTTTTGCCAAGTGGTTTATTGTAGTGTAAATCGAATATATCCCTTTTTTCGTGATAAATACAGCAGTTTATCTGCTCTTGATATGGTTTGCTATGTCTTTCGATGTAGTTATATCGAATATTGCAACCATAAACCTTTTACTCCATCTCCTTAGTAGCGTTGAATCGATTATTGCAGTGTATTTAAATCTATTGTCATCAAAATATCGGGAAGGTTGGATAGTTGAGTATACAAACAAAACTCATTTTCTGATAGTTTTTGTAGGTTTTTAACGATAGTCGTTCTGTGAATTCCCGAGACATACTCTGAAAATGCTTTGATAGTTTTTATCGGCGTTAGCGTTCTAACTTGTGCGAACTTAGATAACTCCTCCGAACAGTTAAATCCTAAACTATTTATAGAATTAGTGAGTATATTATTAAGTGCTGCTAGCATAGGAGATGCACCGTTTTTTAACGAGTTATTTAAGTACTACCTATTTCTATTTTTTGGTCTTAATTTTAATAGTGTTAAATCACACTATCAGTCAAGTAAGGCACAAGAAAGTGTTATTATAAATACTCATGGAGAATCTGTCCTATTTCCTAAAAGTTACGATAGAAATGGAGACAATCTCATTGGAAGGGATGAATCACTAATATTATTAAAGGACATAAAATCAGTGATAGAAAATGGTGCAACCTGGGTGAATCCCGCAGGTTATCCATTTTATTATACCACTAATAATAATAATAATAATAATAATAATAATAATAATAATAATAATAATAATAATAATAATAATAATAATAATAATAATAATAATAATATGGTTGCTTACGATGGTAGAAACGATGTGAACGATCATACTCAATGGATTGGATGGGAAGGGGCGAATACTGTTATTGGTCAGGATGTAATATTTTACCCACCCGGTAGTGGAGTATATAATTGGACAAGTTCTTCTAACTCTTCAGACTGGTTCACTTCTAGTTGATATAACCGACTATTGAATTTAATAGTGATGGTAATAAAGTAATATCCGCAGATATTCCAATTGGAAGTGGTAGTTTGGTATTTAGTGGAATAGATGGAAATAACAAAAGTCAACTTAACAAAGTTATTTCGAGGATGAATGACTACATTATTGACAAAATAGGGGCAGACCCTCCAAACACTCCAGTAAAGACTCCAATTCCAGTATTTGCAATTATACTTACAATATTGGTACTACCAATACTAATAATGCATAAATCCAACTAAAATTACATTATCTGACAGTGTTTATTTAGAAACCCATTATGGTAAGTTGAAATATTGTTTTATTGGTGAGATGCTATGAAAACTAAGGTATATCCAATTTTAATGTTGTTTTTTATTTTATTGAGTGGATGCATTGGATTTAATAACTACAATAACAATGATGGTTTTAAAGATAGTTTTATACAAACTCATGAACATTTTTATGGGAAAGTCGTTAAGGTAGTTGATGGAGACACGGTTTATGTTGTTGCAGAGAATGGGACTAAATACAAAATAAGGCTCCTTGGTGTTGATACTCCAGAAACCTATAGGAAAAATAATCCCTACGAATACTTTGTAGATGAAAATACACCAATAACCAACATAACTTATTTGAAACTATGGGGACACAAAGCGACAGATTTTGCAAAGAGAAATCTTGAAAATAAAACTGTAATAGTGGTTTTTGATAAAAAAGCACCTAAAAAAGATAAATACGGAAGATATTTGGCTTATATATTCATAAACAATATAAATTTCAATGAAGAATTACTTAAATATGGATATGCAAGAGTTTACATCAGTAATTTTGAGTTAAAGGAAGAATTTATAAACATTGAAAAAGAGGCAAAAATTTATAGGAGAGGTTTATGGAATTGGAGTAACAATTAAAAAATAGTGGAATAGGGGATTCATCAAAACGTGAGGATTTAACTAATATAAAAATAGTGGACTGGGCGGGATTTGAACCCGCGGCCTCCGCACAGCCAATGCGGCGCTCTCCCAGTCTGAGCTACCAGCCCACGATAGGTATTAAGATAATTAATATAACCCATATATAAAATTTTCGAAGTTGAATATGAATAAAAAATGAGTTTTCCAAACGCATAATCTTATAAGATAAGTTCCCAGATCTCTTTCAATTTTTTGACATCAATTTGTCCAGGAGCGGATGCTTTTCCTTCCATAGAAGCAAAAGTTAAGATAGAGCCAAAATGAACCCCTAAGATTCTCGTCAATTTTCCTTCCTCTCCCATAGCGATGCCTATTATCTCTCCTTCATACTTGTTAATTACATTCAAAACTTTTAAAACATCTTCTTTACCTCTTGCCATGACTGCAAACTTTGTAATATCTCCAATTTTTAACCCATCTTCAACAATTTTTATTAACTCCTCATAAGATGGAGTTTTTTCAAAATCATGGTAAGAAATAATTATTTTTGTTTTTGAACCTATCTCATCCCTAAACTTCACGAGTTCTTTATTCTTCTCCTCTCTCAACTCAATATCTACAAATTTTGCATTGCATTCTATTGCCTTTTTTATTAGTTTTATTCTCTCATCATTGCTTTTTTTCCAAAATCCTCCTTCCCAATATGCTCTAACTGTTATTATGCAAGGAAACTTTGCCATCTCCTCAATAACACTTTCATCAACTTCTTTTAACATATCCACCCTAAACTCAACAATATCTGCCACTTCTAATGCTTTTTTAGCATTTTTTAATGCAGTACCTATGTTGTTATCAACAATGGGAATACATATCATATTTTTCACCAAATGCATTTTTTAAGTATTGATTGATAGTATTGCCCTTATTATTATCACTAAAATAATAAAAGAGGATATCAACGTTGAAATTGCACCACCAACAATGCCAAATTTTCCAATTAAAATGTAATTAAGTGAGAAATTCAATACAATTCCAATTAAGATTATATACAAGGATATTTTAGCATATCCAAACCCCTGCAGTGCTGAGGAGAGTATGGAGTAGATACTCATAAACATGGCAGAAATTGAGAGGATTTCTAAGGATATTGATGCTTCTGGATTTTTAACATGGAAAAAAAGATACAAAAGTTCATCTGGAAATGCAATGCATAAAGCAACAAAGGGTAATGAAAGTAATATATTTAGTAAAACCGCTTTTTTTATATATTTTTTATCCTTTGTTTTAGCAATTCTTGGAAGTAGGGGGATTGCTATAGAAGATGCAAATAGAAACACACCCCTTGATAATAGAGAGGCATAACCATAAATACCATTGGAATATGCCCCCAACAACGACATAATTACAATACTATCAATATCTCCCATTAATCTGTATGATGCTGTACCCAATGCTATTGGCACAGCGTATGAGAGAATCTTAAATTGAAAATTTTTATTAAACTTTGATTTTTGCCAAATTCCAAGTGATTTGTTTATAAAATACATTCCAGAAACCCCACCAATGAAGTAGGCAGTTGATATGGACAGTATTGCTCCAAAAACACCAAACATTACAGCAAAAACAACTGAAAATATTATTTTTGAAGTATATTCAAAAACCCATGTTAATGATAACTCCTTTATATGCAAGGTTCCCTGCAAAATTCCCCTCGACCATGAGATAAATGCAGCAAAAGGTAACGCCAACGATAATGCATAATACACATGAGTAGGAATATCTGCATACCCTCCCCCTAAGACATATCTCAAAAACAAAACAAAAATCCCCCCAAACAGAGAAAACAGCAGCATAATTTTTAGTGTTGGGATATACTTAGAGAGTGAGAAATTCTCATCCTCTGCAATAAACTTTGCCATTGCGGGAGGAATGCCGGAGCAAAAAAATATCGTTAATGTGTCCATTATTGGCAATGTTCCTCTCAAAACCCCAAAACCTTCTGTTCCCAACAAATACGCCATTAAAAAGAAAAACACATAAGCACATCCCTTTGAATAAATATTGGCTAACAGGATATAAAAACTGTCCTTTTTTAACCCCATTATTCCACCAAACAATAAAATTTTTATTTTGCATCAGTCTACTTTAAAGTTTTGTCCCCACTCCAATAAAAATCCTATTTCTTCCTATCTTATCACCAAATTTTGAATAAAGTTCTATGTTGTGTTCTTTTGCATATTCTTCAACCTTTTTTCTTCCAGCATCAACAGTTTTTTCTCCAAAGGAAATAACAAGAGTAGTTCCATTAATAGTCTCTTCCCCTAAAATTGGTTTTGTTTTTAACCTCCCCAATTCTTCAAAATCACTCAAATAATTAACTACCATCTTCGCATCATCAATAAATGGAAAATCTTTTAGATATTTTGTTATAAATTCTATATTTCTTCGCCTTTCTTGTCCATATTTTTTTATTCTTACATTGTAGTAGTTTAATTTTCCATCTTGAAAATCCT
Protein-coding regions in this window:
- the ecnA gene encoding calcium-activated nuclease EcnA, which gives rise to MKTKVYPILMLFFILLSGCIGFNNYNNNDGFKDSFIQTHEHFYGKVVKVVDGDTVYVVAENGTKYKIRLLGVDTPETYRKNNPYEYFVDENTPITNITYLKLWGHKATDFAKRNLENKTVIVVFDKKAPKKDKYGRYLAYIFINNINFNEELLKYGYARVYISNFELKEEFINIEKEAKIYRRGLWNWSNN
- a CDS encoding flippase; amino-acid sequence: MGLKKDSFYILLANIYSKGCAYVFFFLMAYLLGTEGFGVLRGTLPIMDTLTIFFCSGIPPAMAKFIAEDENFSLSKYIPTLKIMLLFSLFGGIFVLFLRYVLGGGYADIPTHVYYALSLALPFAAFISWSRGILQGTLHIKELSLTWVFEYTSKIIFSVVFAVMFGVFGAILSISTAYFIGGVSGMYFINKSLGIWQKSKFNKNFQFKILSYAVPIALGTASYRLMGDIDSIVIMSLLGAYSNGIYGYASLLSRGVFLFASSIAIPLLPRIAKTKDKKYIKKAVLLNILLSLPFVALCIAFPDELLYLFFHVKNPEASISLEILSISAMFMSIYSILSSALQGFGYAKISLYIILIGIVLNFSLNYILIGKFGIVGGAISTLISSFIILVIIIRAILSINT
- the aroD gene encoding type I 3-dehydroquinate dehydratase, whose translation is MICIPIVDNNIGTALKNAKKALEVADIVEFRVDMLKEVDESVIEEMAKFPCIITVRAYWEGGFWKKSNDERIKLIKKAIECNAKFVDIELREEKNKELVKFRDEIGSKTKIIISYHDFEKTPSYEELIKIVEDGLKIGDITKFAVMARGKEDVLKVLNVINKYEGEIIGIAMGEEGKLTRILGVHFGSILTFASMEGKASAPGQIDVKKLKEIWELIL